Within the Prevotella scopos JCM 17725 genome, the region TAGACGCCTTGGTGGATAATCTTATGTTGGATAATGTCTACAAACTTTATAAGCCCAGTGGTCGCAAGCCTTATCATCCACAAATGATGCTTAAGGTGATTCTTTACGCCTATATGAATAATATCTATTCCTGCCGTCGTATAGAGTCACTTCTCAAGCGTGACATTCATTTCATCTATCTGGCAGGATATGAGCAGCCTGATTTTATTACCATCAATCGTTTTCGTAATCGTGTGAAAAAGGAAATCAACAATATATTCACACAAGTCGTATTAGTACTTGCAGCCAAAGGTTTGATAAGTCTTGACGTTGAATATATTGACGGCACAAAAATAGAATCGAAAGCTAACAAGTATACCTTCGTTTGGAAGAGAACCGTGGAAAAGAACCGCACCAAGTTGCAGGAACAAATACGCACACTCTTGCTTCAGGTTGACGATGTCATTGCGCAGGATAATGCCGCTAAGAAAGAAGGTATTGAGTTCACTGCAGCTCTGCTTGATGAGATATCCGAGGAATTGAACAAGTCTTTGGAATCAATCCCTAAACCTAAGACAAAAGAAGAGAAGCAGGCTGTTAGAACCAAGAAAAAACAGCTTAAAGAACTTGAGAAGAAACGTAATAAACTCCAGGAGTATGACCAACACCTTGAGATTATGGGAGAGAGAAACTCCTACAGCAAGACCGACCCTGATGCCACGTTTATGCACATGAAGGAGGACGCTATGCGGAACGGACAGACTAAGCCTGGATATAATCTGCAGATAGCAACGGAGAACCAGTTTATCACCGACTTTGCACTCTATGCCAATCGTACCGATACACTCACACTACCTTCTTTCTTGGAGTCTTTCAAATCACGCTATCATCGTTATGCCAAGACAGTCGTAGCCGATTCAGGGTATGGCTCCGAGGAGAATTATCTGTTCATGGACGTACATAATATGGAAGCCTATGTGAAGTATAACTACTTCCATAAAGAGCAGCGTCCACGCTACACACCTAACCCATTCAGTCCCGCAAGCCTTTATTATAATAAGGAACAGGATTTCTACGTCTGCCCTATGGGACAGCACATGAGGCGTATAGGTATGAAGCGTTCCCTAACCTCTAATGGATTCGTTACTTACAGCGTACGTTATCAGGCAGAACACTGTGATGGTTGTCCGTTGAGAGGCTCATGTTTTAAGGCAAGAGGGAACAGAATTATAGAAGTAAACCACCAACTACAGCACTATAAACAAAAGGCACGGGAACTACTGACCTCGGAAGAAGGCATCAAGCATCGAGGACGAAGGTGCATAGAACCTGAAGCTGTTTTTGGACAAACAAAATATAATAAAGCCTACAAGAGGTTTAGGCATTTTGGGAAAGACAAGGTCAACATGGACTTTGCATTCTTTGCCATTGCCTTTAACATAGGAAAAATGTGCAGAAAAACTAATCTCAAGGAACTAAAAGCCATTATGGAGGTACTTTTAGTCACCTTCAGATGCTCTATACAAGTTTATATAGGCTATTTAAAGACCAATAAATCATTTTATATGAAATTAGCAGCATAGCTATAGTAAATAATGATTTATATGGTAGACAAGGTAAAGGGGGGGGGTAAAAAGAGGATGTGTCCATTTTGACACACCCTCATTGATTGTGATATGTTCGAGTGAATGATAAACTGAGAAATAAGACGATTAAGACTGAATTCATTTCTTTACGTTAAAGGTTAACACTGAACCTGTCTTCAAGATAACCCTTCGATTGGAATTGTCACTAAACAAAGGAATGTCTTTGGTGCAAGTCAACGTTAGGATTTCTCCGGTCTTAGTCTTCTTATATTGATGCCTTAAGTTTTTGATATGCGAATCACATGCACCATCATATTCGTTTATATGATAATCTTCTTTATTGATAGTCAGACCTAATACGTCTGCATAAGCATAGGTACTGTATTGTACGCTTACGCCGTTAAAATGAGCGTTGTAAACCTTATAGGACTTGTCGCATACGTCATCTTCGTCAGGTTCAATCATGAAGTATGCTTCTGGAGCTTTCCCCTTGATGGCGATTGTCTTACCCGCAACGATATGGAGGTTGGCATAAGCATCCATAGATAGCTCTATCTCGCTTTTACAGTTGTTGAATATTGACCTCAAAAAAGCTGGTCTGCTCTTGTAGTCCAAGTTGTTATCTTGTGCTTTGGCAGCTATGCAGGACAATACAAGTAATAAGCTTAAAATAATCTTTTTCATTGCTTAATTCTTTAATGTTGATACATTCATTCATTAGAATTCTGTGAATGTTTGAATTCTATAAATGCTTTTCGTCACCTTTGTTTGCGAATAGTAGCTGTTTTGTTGCAGTTCTTGTAAAGTAACATTGATATTGCTGCAAATGTAGATAATAGTTTTTAAATAAACAAACGTTGGATAGATTTTAGATAGGTTGACTTCGTTTTCGGTACTTTCTAACAACAAGTTGTCTCCACTTCTGTAACATACAGCAAGATATTTAGCCTTCCGCACCATTGGTCCTTACCAATCGCACGGCATGTGCTGAGTAACAATACATCGACTTAAGATGGTTAGAAAGGGACTTAATGATAAATAGTAATATACTTAATGTCTAACTAATATGAGAATTGTTTAGCACGCAGTACTAATCTTTTTTTGCCACTTCACTTATGACTTAAAATTACTATACAACTCCGAAAGTTTTTGTTTATCTTTTACGGTTTGTGTGTCTTCTAAAACTATCCTCATTTGTTAGGATAGGTTAGGCCTCCTTATTTTAAGTCTAAATACCGGATATTTTGTTTAAAATACTTTGATAAATCATTAAAATATAGTATTTTTGCATCGCATTATGTCAGTGCATATACCGACATCTTGGTATCAAAAATGAGAAAGATAATTCTGATGGAAAGATATTAGTTAGCCTTTTCGTCAGATTAGCCTATTTTGGAATAATAATTCTAACAATTTAAATATTTAAAAACAAAACATTTATGTGGTTAATCAATTCATCTATTGGTAGAAAGGTGATTATGTCAGTGACTGGCATGGCCCTGATCCTATTCATGACGTTCCACTGCTGTATGAATCTTGTTGCGCTCTTCTCAGGAGAAGCTTACAACATGATTTGTGAGCTGTTGGGTGCCAACTGGTATGCAGTAGCAGCTACTGCAGGTCTTGGCGCATTGGCAGTTTGTCACATCGTTTATGCGTTCATCCTTACAGCGCAGAACCGCCGTGCACGTGGTGACAATCGTTATGCTGTTACAGAGAAGCCTGCAACGGTAGAGTGGGCAAGCCAGAATATGCTTGTTCTCGGTATTATCGTGCTGCTCGGTCTTGGACTTCACCTCTTCAACTTCTGGTACAACATGATGTTTGCAGAGCTTACTCATATCGATGTACCTTTCCATCCAGCTGATGGTTTTGCTTACATTAAGTACACATTCTCTAATCCTGTTTACGTAGTTCTCTACGTTATCTGGCTTGCAGCATTGTGGTTCCACCTCTCTCACGGTTTCTGGAGTGCTATGCAGACAGTTGGTATCAACGGTAAGGTATGGTTCAACCGTTGGAAGACTATTGGTAACATCTATGTTACATTGTTGATGCTTGGCTTCCTTGTTGTAGTTCTTGCATTTGCATTCGGTTGTGCACCAAGCCTTTGCTGTGCTGCATAATTAAGTATCTAAGTTGAAAATTTAATTCAAAAACAATCATGACTAAGACATTAAATTCCAGAATACCAGAAGGACCAGTAGCTGAGAAATGGACCAACTATAAGGCTCATCAGCGTTTGGTTAACCCAAAGAATAAACTGAAACTAGATGTTATCGTTGTCGGAACAGGTCTGGCTGGTGCCAGTGCTGCCGCTTCTCTCGGTGAGATGGGCTTCAACGTATATAACTTCTGCATCCAGGACTCACCACGTCGTGCACACTCTATCGCTGCACAGGGTGGTATCAATGCTGCAAAGAACTATCAGAATGATGGTGACTCAGTTTA harbors:
- a CDS encoding IS1182 family transposase — its product is MTKIHFRSYIHKKMILFPQRIDKDIAEDAPVRLLDALVDNLMLDNVYKLYKPSGRKPYHPQMMLKVILYAYMNNIYSCRRIESLLKRDIHFIYLAGYEQPDFITINRFRNRVKKEINNIFTQVVLVLAAKGLISLDVEYIDGTKIESKANKYTFVWKRTVEKNRTKLQEQIRTLLLQVDDVIAQDNAAKKEGIEFTAALLDEISEELNKSLESIPKPKTKEEKQAVRTKKKQLKELEKKRNKLQEYDQHLEIMGERNSYSKTDPDATFMHMKEDAMRNGQTKPGYNLQIATENQFITDFALYANRTDTLTLPSFLESFKSRYHRYAKTVVADSGYGSEENYLFMDVHNMEAYVKYNYFHKEQRPRYTPNPFSPASLYYNKEQDFYVCPMGQHMRRIGMKRSLTSNGFVTYSVRYQAEHCDGCPLRGSCFKARGNRIIEVNHQLQHYKQKARELLTSEEGIKHRGRRCIEPEAVFGQTKYNKAYKRFRHFGKDKVNMDFAFFAIAFNIGKMCRKTNLKELKAIMEVLLVTFRCSIQVYIGYLKTNKSFYMKLAA
- a CDS encoding fumarate reductase, encoding MWLINSSIGRKVIMSVTGMALILFMTFHCCMNLVALFSGEAYNMICELLGANWYAVAATAGLGALAVCHIVYAFILTAQNRRARGDNRYAVTEKPATVEWASQNMLVLGIIVLLGLGLHLFNFWYNMMFAELTHIDVPFHPADGFAYIKYTFSNPVYVVLYVIWLAALWFHLSHGFWSAMQTVGINGKVWFNRWKTIGNIYVTLLMLGFLVVVLAFAFGCAPSLCCAA